The Variovorax paradoxus B4 genome includes a region encoding these proteins:
- a CDS encoding GFA family protein, with translation MRTLARCYCHALEIGFDRSPRRTIHCHCGQCRSQSGATFTTWVSFSDPPQPRTGAQALGVFAPTANTMRHFCKICGSHLYTTDARDPGIVGVPFGAIVESTGLVPTGHYFVDDKAPWHVISDGLPQFGGRSGFEPIVPAPAHGRKGD, from the coding sequence ATGAGAACGCTCGCTCGTTGTTATTGCCATGCCCTGGAGATTGGATTCGACCGCTCACCTCGCCGAACCATTCATTGTCATTGCGGTCAATGTCGAAGCCAATCGGGAGCGACATTCACGACGTGGGTCAGCTTTTCGGACCCGCCGCAGCCGCGAACAGGAGCACAAGCCCTTGGCGTGTTCGCCCCGACCGCCAACACGATGCGTCACTTCTGCAAGATCTGCGGTTCGCATTTGTACACGACGGATGCGCGTGATCCCGGCATCGTTGGCGTCCCTTTTGGTGCCATCGTTGAATCGACGGGCTTGGTGCCGACGGGGCACTACTTTGTTGATGACAAGGCGCCATGGCATGTGATCTCGGATGGGTTACCGCAGTTCGGCGGCCGCTCAGGCTTCGAGCCAATCGTCCCTGCTCCTGCGCATGGCCGAAAAGGCGACTGA